One part of the Natranaeroarchaeum aerophilus genome encodes these proteins:
- a CDS encoding SOSS complex subunit B family protein, which yields MSSNNSSSKVVSVDEQAFENADEQAVDEDGFPVVDETPEFEAAVEQETQAKVDANHPDGIADTSKDRIHGVTLEQEERIQAREAELERISAQAEMGPQDGREQRTREIAARRSKKRRTMFQKRAASVNPKANPERADPRTKLAREDLAAVNKHARRLAAELDGWSRAAISRWLAEAIVDGKSITDAVVSVLEACKTARGHAVPIGELEDVARNEVTVEGRVETLWKPSHPKIAQVGLIADDSGKTRVTIWKASDAKWLREGERVRIHGASRNWYEGRVSLAVTGWSTIMFPGRGRWWE from the coding sequence ATGTCAAGTAACAACTCTAGTAGCAAGGTCGTTTCGGTGGATGAACAGGCATTCGAGAACGCGGACGAGCAGGCGGTCGACGAGGATGGCTTCCCGGTCGTCGACGAGACGCCGGAGTTCGAGGCGGCGGTCGAGCAGGAGACGCAGGCGAAGGTGGATGCAAACCACCCGGATGGGATCGCTGACACGAGCAAGGACCGGATTCACGGTGTCACCCTCGAACAGGAAGAGCGCATTCAGGCGCGGGAAGCCGAACTGGAGCGCATCAGTGCCCAAGCCGAGATGGGACCACAGGATGGTCGGGAGCAACGCACGCGAGAGATCGCTGCGAGGCGGAGCAAAAAGCGCCGAACCATGTTCCAGAAGCGCGCGGCAAGCGTGAATCCGAAAGCCAATCCTGAGCGGGCCGATCCCCGAACGAAACTCGCACGGGAGGACCTGGCGGCTGTGAACAAACACGCCCGACGGTTGGCAGCCGAACTCGATGGGTGGTCCCGGGCAGCGATCAGTCGCTGGCTGGCCGAGGCGATCGTCGATGGCAAGAGTATCACCGACGCGGTTGTCAGCGTGCTCGAAGCGTGCAAGACGGCGCGTGGGCATGCGGTCCCGATCGGGGAACTCGAGGACGTCGCTCGTAACGAGGTGACCGTTGAGGGGCGTGTAGAGACTCTCTGGAAACCATCGCATCCAAAGATAGCCCAAGTCGGGCTGATTGCAGATGATAGTGGGAAGACCCGGGTGACGATCTGGAAGGCTTCAGACGCGAAGTGGCTTCGAGAAGGTGAGCGCGTTCGTATTCATGGGGCCTCCCGGAACTGGTACGAGGGGCGCGTCTCACTGGCCGTCACTGGGTGGAGCACCATTATGTTCCCAGGACGCGGTCGGTGGTGGGAATAG
- a CDS encoding DUF429 domain-containing protein, with protein MYEDFSEVHTDNQEARVFVDIPVGLPTGSRHRCDIEARNLLGCRGNSVFFPPCESAAAIEDYDEANTRHREEMDHGLSQQAHAISDKINEVQTVMDETYDVPIYESHPELCFYALNGQPVAYSKSSKRGLVFRQHLLEEKHSGMNDKYEQILDDTLRKNIRRDDILDSMALSLAAQSEKLQSVPENPAPETPRIHYPATPALAESPWSEL; from the coding sequence CTGTACGAGGACTTCTCCGAAGTTCATACAGACAATCAAGAGGCTCGAGTGTTCGTGGATATCCCAGTCGGGCTCCCGACAGGGAGTAGGCACCGTTGCGACATCGAGGCGCGTAATCTCCTCGGCTGCCGTGGTAACTCCGTGTTCTTTCCGCCGTGCGAATCTGCAGCCGCCATTGAAGATTACGACGAGGCCAACACGAGACATCGAGAGGAGATGGATCACGGTCTCTCCCAACAAGCCCACGCAATCAGCGACAAAATCAACGAGGTACAAACGGTCATGGACGAAACCTACGACGTGCCAATCTATGAGAGTCATCCAGAGCTCTGTTTCTACGCGCTCAACGGGCAGCCGGTTGCTTACTCGAAATCTTCGAAGCGAGGTCTCGTGTTCCGTCAGCATCTCCTCGAGGAGAAGCACTCTGGCATGAATGATAAGTACGAGCAGATACTCGACGACACTCTCCGGAAGAACATCCGGCGAGACGATATTCTCGATTCGATGGCCCTCTCACTCGCCGCGCAGAGTGAGAAGTTACAGAGCGTTCCAGAAAACCCAGCGCCAGAGACCCCGCGTATCCACTACCCGGCCACACCCGCGCTCGCAGAGAGCCCGTGGAGTGAACTATGA